From Triticum aestivum cultivar Chinese Spring chromosome 4A, IWGSC CS RefSeq v2.1, whole genome shotgun sequence, a single genomic window includes:
- the LOC123082947 gene encoding sphinganine C4-monooxygenase 1-like: MELVFCDEALAIVVPIAAYWVYSGMYMALGRSMDQYRLHPRDEERSKNLVPKRDVVKGVLLQQLLQAAVAATIFTLRGKSTGTAAGDALQRATWAMSLTVALQIAVGMAVLDGWQYVWHRYMHLNKFLYRHVHSWHHRLVVPYAFGAQYNHPVEGLLLDTVGGALAFLASGMSPRVSIFFFTLCTVKGVDDHCGLWLPGNLRSSRYNFSQPFFVTWDKVFGTHMPYVVEHRPQGGLHVRPMEALS; the protein is encoded by the exons ATGGAGCTCGTATTCTGTGATGAAGCGCTGGCCATTGTCGTCCCCATAGCTGCCTACTGGGTCTACTCCGGCATGTACATGGCGCTTGGACGGTCCATGGACCAGTACAGGCTACACCCAAGGGACGAGGAGCGCAGCAAGAACCTCGTGCCCAAGCGCGACGTCGTCAAGGGCGTCCTCCTCCAGCAACTCCTgcaggccgccgtcgccgccaccattTTCACG CTTCGAGGCAAAAGCACCGGGACGGCCGCCGGCGACGCACTTCAGCGGGCGACCTGGGCCATGAGCCTGACGGTGGCGCTGCAGATCGCGGTGGGCATGGCCGTGCTGGACGGGTGGCAGTACGTGTGGCACCGGTACATGCACCTCAACAAGTTCCTGTACCGGCACGTCCACTCGTGGCACCACCGCCTCGTCGTGCCCTACGCCTTCGGCGCGCAGTACAACCACCCCGTGGAGGGCCTCCTCCTCGACACCGTCGGCGGGGCGCTCGCCTTCCTCGCCTCCGGCATGTCGCCCCGcgtctccatcttcttcttcacgcTCTGCACCGTCAAGGGCGTGGACGACCACTGTGGCCTGTGGCTGCCGGGGAAC CTGCGCTCTAGCAGATACAACTTCTCGCAGCCCTTCTTTGTGACGTGGGACAAGGTGTTTGGGACGCACATGCCCTATGTGGTCGAGCACAGGCCCCAAGGAGGGCTCCACGTACGGCCCATGGAAGCCCTTAGCTAA
- the LOC123084210 gene encoding actin cytoskeleton-regulatory complex protein pan1: protein MWSSDSDPDYAAGAAAMTTASSSTCSSSPSTPPLPSPSQPPPPHRHKSIVGVGVAATGWEAEAEDSPRRTPLAIPIQDTYGSSAHATATTRPHGHTGREKRSRAEQGSEMWSSDSEPDYAAGGATASSSTCSSNPSTPPLPCPPQPPPRRHKNIAGVAATCKRAEEAEDVWHGARWEAVWPRHPKPVVVAAEETGSTGAASSPCGGDGVRRARSLTDEDLEELKGCADLGFGFSYDGIPELRGTLLALELCYSMSQRFLDQPQAPQEQETAATPTTSPPVANWKISSPGDSTEEVKARLRYWAQAVACTVRLCS from the exons ATGTGGAGCTCCGACTCCGACCCCGACTATGCAGCCGGCGCCGCCGCGATGACCACCGCATCGTCCTCCACCTGCTCATCCAGCCCGTCAACGCCACCGCTTCCCTCCCCGAGCCAGCCTCCGCCACCACACCGCCACAAGAGCATTGTGGGCGTGGGTGTGGCCGCGACTGGCTGGGAGGCGGAGGCCGAGGAC AGTCCTAGACGGACCCCACTAGCAATCCCAATCCAGGATACATATGGCTCCTCTGCCCACGCCACAGCCACCACACGTCCACACGGCCATACGGGACGTGAGAAGCGAAGCAGAGCAGAGCAGGGCAGCGAGATGTGGAGCTCCGACTCCGAGCCCGACTATGCAGCCGGCGGCGCCACCGCATCGTCCTCCACCTGCTCATCCAACCCGTCGACACCACCGCTTCCTTGCCCGCCCCAGCCTCCGCCACGCCGCCACAAGAACATTGCGGGTGTGGCCGCGACGTGCAAGAGGGCGGAGGAGGCCGAGGACGTGTGGCACGGGGCTCGGTGGGAGGCGGTGTGGCCACGGCACCCGAAGCCGGTGGTCGTCGCCGCCGAGGAGACGGGCAGCACCGGCGCCGCGTCGTCACCTTGTGGCGGCGACGGCGTGCGCCGCGCGAGGAGCCTCACCGACGAGGACCTGGAGGAGCTCAAGGGGTGCGCAGatcttggcttcggcttcagctacgACGGGATCCCGGAGCTGCGCGGCACCCTCCTCGCCCTTGAGCTCTGCTACTCCATGAGCCAGCGGTTCCTCGACCAGCCCCaggcgccgcaggagcaggagacGGCCGCCAcgccgacgacctcgccgcccGTTGCCAACTGGAAGATCTCCAGCCCAG GGGATAGCACGGAGGAGGTGAAGGCGCGGCTCAGGTACTGGGCGCAGGCGGTGGCGTGCACCGTCAGGCTCTGCAGCTGA